Within the Natranaerobius trueperi genome, the region GGATTAGGCGTAGAATTCGAATGTACTTGTGGAAGCAATGGAAGAAAATAAGTGCGAGGTTTAAGAACCTCAAACGACTTGGAATAGCTAAAGGGAAAGCTTGGGAATGGGCAAACACTCGGAAAGGTTATTGGCGGATAGCCAATAGCTGGATATTATCAAGGTCATTAACAAATGAATACCTCGCATCAATTGGATATGATGACATATCCAAAAGATACGAGGTACTGCACTTAAATCATTGAACCGCCAAGTACCGGACGGTATGCTTGGTGGTGTGAGAGGTCGGTAGATAAATTAATTATCTACCTCCTACTCGATTGGTTTGCCCTGCATGGGCGGTAGCTAGGCGGTGAAAGTCCGCTACAGGATTGGTGGTAGGAACTGTTAGCAGATGGCAAGGGCGTCCATCGTGAGGTGGAGTCTGAAGGAAGCCTAATGCAAACTCTCGGTCTGACGAACAGAAATCACATACAAGGCATATGTGGGGCGGACGAGTGTGCCATACAACACAAAGTCCAATACCACACGAACCCTACGGTGATGAGAGGAGAGTTACCGTTCTTAACAGGGGAGGTCTTACGGGGGTTGCCGACAAGAGGGTTTAACCAACAACCCACAGCGACAAATCGTGCAGTGATGCACGGTTGAACCGTAAGAAGTCAGCAGAGGTCATAGTACCGGAGACGGGAAGGACCGAACAATTGTAGTCTTTTAAACTAGAGGGAAGGTGAGATAGTGCAAAGAGAGCAGAAAACTGTGAAAACAGGCTACACTTGCGAGGGTATGGTGGAACCAGAGAGTACCAAGGAACGGCGGAGTACTAACTCACTGGAACCTAGTGAGAAAGATGGTGCAGAGAGTTTACTTGATAAATTACTACACACAGGAAATTTAAATTCAGCTTACAAAAAAGTAAAGCAAAACAGAGGTGCAGCAGGTGTTGACGGGATGACAGTCGATGAGCTAATGCCATATCTAAAAGAGAACAAGGATGAATTTCTAGAGAGTTTGAGAAGTGGCAAGTACAAACCCCATCCAGTCAGACGAGTAGAAATACCTAAACCTGATGGTGGGGTAAAACTTCTTGGAGTCACAACAGTCGTGGACCGCATGGTCCAACAGGCACTAGTGCAAATACTACAGCCAATATTTGAACCAACATTTTCTGATAATAGCTTTGGGTTTAGACCAAACCGCAATGCCCAACAAGCGATCAAAAGGTCAAAAGATTACTACGCCCAAGGCTACAAATATGCAGTTGACATAGACCTAGCAAAATATTTTGACACTGTGAACCATGACTTGTTGATAGGTATGGTAAGGGAACAAGTAAAGGATGAAACCATCATACGACTCATACGCAAATTTTTAAAGAGTGGGGCTATGTCAAATGGGCTTTCGAGCCCTTCTACCAAAGGCACTCCACAAGGTGGAAAGCTGTCTCCATTACTCAGTAATATCTACCTCAATAATTTTGATCGCCTACTTGAAAAGAGGGGACACAAATTTGTGAGGTACGCCGATGACTGTGTTATTTACGTCAAAAGTAAGAGAGCCGCTGAAAGAGTAATGACCAGCTGTACAAAGTACCTTGAGGAGAAACTGAAACTTAAGGTAAATCGAGACAAGAGCAAAACTGGGAGCCCACTAAAACTTAAGTTTCTTGGCTTCTCCCTCTACAAAGTTAAAGGGAAGGTTGGAATCAGACCGCACCAGAAGACCGTAAAACGGTTCAAGGACAGGGTACGGCAGATAACAAGTCGTAAACGTGGTAGATCGACTCAGAAGATACTTAAAGAGCTTAAAACATTCACCACAGGCTGGTTAGGCTATTTCTCTATCGCAGATATGAAGAATAGAATCCCCGCCCTTAACGAATGGATTAGACGTAGAATTCGAATGTATTTGTGGAAGCAGTGGAAGAAAATAAGTGCGAGGTTTAAGAACCTCAAACGACTTGGAATAACTAAAGGGAAAGCTTGGGAATGGGCAAACAATCGGAAAGGGTATTGGCGGATAGCCAATAGTTGGATATTATCAAGGTCATTAACAAACGAATGCCTCGCATCAATTGGATATGATGACATATCCAATTTGATGCGAGGCATTGCACTCAAACCATTGAACCGCTAAGTACCGAACGGTATGCTTGTGGTGTGAGAGGTCGGTAGATAAATTAATTATCTACCTCCTAATTGATTTCTACTTAAGTGGTACAAAACGACAACTACCGAGACTTTTTCTAGCATACTTATCTTCTTGTTTGGTTATTACCT harbors:
- the ltrA gene encoding group II intron reverse transcriptase/maturase; amino-acid sequence: MQREQKTVKTGYTCEGMVEPESTKERRSTNSLEPSEKDGAESLLDKLLHTGNLNSAYKKVKQNRGAAGVDGMTVDELMPYLKENKDEFLESLRSGKYKPHPVRRVEIPKPDGGVKLLGVTTVVDRMVQQALVQILQPIFEPTFSDNSFGFRPNRNAQQAIKRSKDYYAQGYKYAVDIDLAKYFDTVNHDLLIGMVREQVKDETIIRLIRKFLKSGAMSNGLSSPSTKGTPQGGKLSPLLSNIYLNNFDRLLEKRGHKFVRYADDCVIYVKSKRAAERVMTSCTKYLEEKLKLKVNRDKSKTGSPLKLKFLGFSLYKVKGKVGIRPHQKTVKRFKDRVRQITSRKRGRSTQKILKELKTFTTGWLGYFSIADMKNRIPALNEWIRRRIRMYLWKQWKKISARFKNLKRLGITKGKAWEWANNRKGYWRIANSWILSRSLTNECLASIGYDDISNLMRGIALKPLNR